One window of the Acidimicrobiales bacterium genome contains the following:
- the pstC gene encoding phosphate ABC transporter permease subunit PstC, translated as MAVVDVATFTREGPDPVPREPEPRSLKTKKDNGDRVFHAIAFAAGLVVLAIMGSVGLFLAFEAADALGAVGWSFVTTSEWEVDRGRFGISAVMLGTGLIAAVAVVVAMPIAMGTALFITDIAPPRLRSTLVSLVDLMAAVPSVVYGLWGLFFFQDAVLGLSRWLATWFGWIPIFAVDGVDPSAPLNNATVYTASVFIAGIVVALMVMPIQCSVMREVFSQVPVGEREGAFALGATRWGMIRIVSLPFARGGIIGGTMLGLGRALGETIAVVLIISPKFDINFHILESGANSVASLIALRYAEASDRALSALFAAGLALFIITLAVNFTASWFVSKSRSGAASEA; from the coding sequence AAGGCCCGGATCCGGTACCTCGCGAACCCGAGCCGCGTAGCCTGAAGACCAAGAAGGACAACGGTGACCGGGTCTTCCACGCCATCGCCTTCGCCGCCGGGCTCGTGGTGCTGGCCATCATGGGCTCGGTCGGGCTCTTCCTGGCCTTCGAGGCGGCCGACGCCCTCGGCGCGGTGGGCTGGAGCTTCGTCACCACCTCGGAGTGGGAGGTCGATCGCGGGCGCTTCGGGATCTCGGCGGTCATGCTCGGCACCGGTCTCATCGCCGCCGTGGCCGTGGTCGTGGCCATGCCGATCGCCATGGGCACGGCCCTGTTCATCACCGACATCGCCCCACCCCGCCTGCGGAGCACCCTGGTGTCGCTCGTCGACCTCATGGCCGCCGTGCCGAGTGTGGTCTACGGCCTGTGGGGGTTGTTCTTCTTCCAGGACGCCGTGCTCGGGCTGTCGCGGTGGCTGGCCACGTGGTTCGGGTGGATCCCGATCTTCGCGGTCGACGGCGTCGACCCGAGCGCCCCGCTCAACAACGCCACCGTCTACACCGCTTCGGTGTTCATCGCCGGGATCGTGGTGGCGCTCATGGTGATGCCCATCCAGTGCTCGGTGATGCGGGAGGTGTTCTCCCAGGTACCGGTCGGTGAGCGGGAAGGGGCCTTCGCACTCGGGGCCACCCGCTGGGGGATGATCCGCATCGTGTCGCTGCCCTTCGCCCGGGGCGGGATCATCGGCGGCACCATGCTCGGCCTGGGCCGGGCCCTCGGCGAGACCATCGCCGTGGTCCTCATCATCTCGCCGAAGTTCGACATCAACTTCCACATCCTCGAGTCCGGGGCCAACTCGGTGGCCAGCCTCATCGCGCTGCGCTACGCCGAGGCCTCGGACCGTGCCCTGTCGGCGCTGTTCGCCGCCGGCCTGGCGCTGTTCATCATCACCCTGGCGGTCAACTTCACCGCCTCGTGGTTCGTGTCCAAGTCCCGGTCCGGCGCGGCGAGCGAAGCATGA
- the pstA gene encoding phosphate ABC transporter permease PstA gives MNPPPDLLERDRADVESDVGAADGTGASPPATSLPDVVATSVPPHGLRTLSGVSRDDLLTMGGALLSSVSLTLLLFGIVTPLRGQPGMIVVGWALFLAVYGLLVSMTDTRPVVVDKVMSVVLGSAGVLAFGALMSVIIFTLWRGREALVTWNLYTQDMSEAGPLDPITVGGIGHAIVGTLIIIGIAIAVTVPLGLTCAVFLNETDNPATGFVRTVVDAMTALPSILAGLFIFATWILILGFPRSGLAAAIAVSIMMLPIIIRSADVVLRLVPGNLREASSALGAPQWRTVWHVVLPTARSGLATAVILGIARGIGETAPVLLTSGFAASLNLDPTQNPMVSLPLATFEFVRSPQPALIARGFATAAVLMVLVLVLFAIARILGGRPAGHVSNRGRKRLAARSARDLRRFEARDLVDPAGEPRAQEALK, from the coding sequence ATGAACCCGCCCCCTGACCTGCTCGAGCGGGACCGCGCCGACGTCGAGTCCGACGTCGGCGCCGCGGACGGCACGGGCGCCTCCCCGCCGGCCACTTCCCTCCCCGACGTGGTGGCCACGTCCGTGCCCCCCCACGGGCTGCGCACCCTGAGCGGCGTCTCCCGTGACGACCTGTTGACGATGGGCGGGGCGCTGCTGAGCTCGGTGTCGCTCACCCTCCTGCTGTTCGGCATCGTCACGCCGCTGCGCGGCCAGCCCGGCATGATCGTCGTCGGGTGGGCCCTGTTCCTCGCCGTGTACGGGCTGCTGGTCTCGATGACCGACACCCGCCCGGTGGTCGTCGACAAGGTCATGTCGGTGGTCCTCGGTTCGGCGGGGGTGCTGGCCTTCGGTGCCCTGATGTCGGTCATCATCTTCACCCTCTGGCGCGGGCGTGAGGCCCTGGTCACCTGGAACCTCTACACCCAGGACATGAGCGAGGCCGGTCCGCTCGACCCGATCACGGTCGGGGGCATCGGCCACGCCATCGTCGGCACCCTCATCATCATCGGGATCGCCATCGCCGTCACGGTGCCGCTGGGCCTCACCTGCGCGGTGTTCCTCAACGAGACCGACAACCCCGCCACCGGGTTCGTGCGCACCGTGGTCGACGCCATGACCGCCCTGCCGTCGATCCTCGCCGGCCTCTTCATCTTCGCCACGTGGATCCTGATCCTCGGCTTCCCCCGCTCCGGTCTGGCGGCAGCCATCGCCGTGAGCATCATGATGCTGCCGATCATCATCCGCTCGGCCGACGTCGTCCTGCGCCTGGTCCCGGGTAACCTGCGCGAGGCGTCGTCCGCCCTCGGTGCTCCACAGTGGCGCACCGTGTGGCACGTGGTCCTGCCCACCGCCCGTTCGGGTCTGGCCACCGCCGTCATCCTCGGCATCGCCCGGGGGATCGGCGAGACGGCGCCGGTGCTGCTCACCTCCGGGTTCGCGGCGTCGCTGAACCTCGACCCCACCCAGAACCCGATGGTGTCGCTGCCGCTGGCCACCTTCGAGTTCGTCCGCTCCCCCCAACCCGCACTCATCGCCCGGGGCTTCGCCACCGCCGCCGTGCTCATGGTCCTCGTCCTCGTGCTGTTCGCCATCGCCCGCATCCTGGGCGGTCGTCCGGCCGGGCACGTGAGCAACCGGGGCCGCAAGCGCCTGGCCGCCCGTTCGGCTCGCGACCTGCGCCGCTTCGAGGCCCGCGACCTGGTCGACCCCGCCGGTGAGCCCCGTGCCCAGGAGGCACTCAAATGA
- a CDS encoding substrate-binding domain-containing protein → MIPRRVRLVAAVLGATLVVGAPLLGSPLPADAQASYARISGEGSSWSAGAIDAMRVNVKQFGITVDYNPSGSTAGRRNWLNGTVDFAASDIPFQFRPEDGSQPENPAPGSYAYIPVTAGGTAFIYNLRINGQRVTNLRLSGENVTRIFTKSITQWNDPAIQADNPGLAMPDRPIVPVVRSEGSGSTAQFTNWMIKQHGGLWNDYCNRSGRAPACGQTSFYPTVDGMIAQSGDVGVTGYVTQGFAEGAIGYVNYSYALGSAFPVAKVLNAAGFYTEPTPENVAVSLLRAQINNDAGSPDYLTQILDGVYTDPDPRNYQLSSYSYFILPIQERGQFNAAKGRTLGAFTYYAMCQAQQQSASLGYSPLPINLVTSSFDQIRKIPGVEVQNINVQQCNNPTFSPDGTNLLAANAPFPPDCDRIGPTQCTFGTGGTAGVDTPVSGGGGGGGGEELAGGVAGAAGGAGGTTDELALTDDVLIDPETGQPITGASRRSGASSSELAGATTTVVAGSSGWSSTQTLMLIVGLLVLAAVFVPALMWRNMSSSPTDEAPS, encoded by the coding sequence ATGATCCCCCGCCGTGTCCGTCTCGTCGCCGCCGTGCTCGGCGCCACCCTCGTGGTCGGCGCCCCGCTGCTCGGCTCCCCACTCCCCGCCGACGCCCAGGCCAGCTACGCCCGCATCTCGGGGGAGGGCTCGTCGTGGTCGGCGGGGGCCATCGACGCCATGCGCGTCAACGTCAAGCAGTTCGGTATCACCGTCGACTACAACCCGAGCGGCTCGACCGCCGGGCGGCGCAACTGGCTCAACGGCACCGTCGACTTCGCGGCCTCCGACATCCCCTTCCAGTTCCGGCCCGAGGACGGCTCCCAACCCGAGAACCCGGCCCCGGGCAGCTACGCCTACATCCCGGTGACCGCCGGTGGCACGGCGTTCATCTACAACCTGCGGATCAACGGCCAGCGGGTCACCAACCTGCGGTTGTCGGGCGAGAACGTCACCCGGATCTTCACCAAGTCGATCACCCAGTGGAACGACCCGGCCATCCAAGCCGACAACCCCGGCCTCGCCATGCCCGACCGGCCCATCGTCCCGGTGGTCCGCTCGGAGGGCTCCGGTTCGACGGCCCAGTTCACCAACTGGATGATCAAGCAGCACGGCGGGCTGTGGAACGACTACTGCAACCGCTCCGGTCGTGCGCCGGCATGCGGGCAGACGTCGTTCTACCCGACCGTCGACGGCATGATCGCCCAGTCGGGCGACGTGGGCGTCACCGGGTACGTGACGCAGGGCTTCGCCGAGGGGGCCATCGGCTACGTCAACTACTCCTACGCGCTGGGCTCGGCGTTCCCGGTGGCCAAGGTGCTCAACGCCGCCGGCTTCTACACCGAGCCGACGCCGGAGAACGTGGCGGTGTCGTTGCTGCGGGCCCAGATCAACAACGACGCCGGCTCGCCCGACTACCTCACCCAGATCCTCGACGGGGTCTACACCGACCCCGACCCGCGCAACTACCAGCTCTCGTCGTACTCCTACTTCATCCTGCCCATCCAGGAGCGCGGCCAGTTCAATGCCGCCAAGGGCCGCACGCTGGGCGCGTTCACCTACTACGCCATGTGCCAGGCCCAGCAGCAGTCGGCGTCGCTCGGCTACTCGCCGCTGCCCATCAACCTGGTGACGTCGTCGTTCGACCAGATCCGCAAGATCCCGGGCGTCGAGGTGCAGAACATCAACGTCCAGCAGTGCAACAACCCGACGTTCTCCCCTGACGGCACGAACCTGTTGGCGGCCAACGCCCCGTTCCCCCCGGATTGCGACCGCATCGGGCCCACCCAGTGCACGTTCGGTACGGGTGGGACGGCCGGGGTGGACACCCCGGTTAGCGGTGGCGGCGGAGGTGGCGGCGGTGAGGAGCTCGCTGGCGGGGTTGCCGGCGCCGCCGGTGGGGCCGGCGGGACCACCGACGAGCTGGCCCTCACCGACGACGTGCTCATCGATCCCGAGACCGGCCAGCCGATCACCGGCGCCAGCCGCCGGTCCGGGGCGAGCTCGTCCGAGCTCGCCGGAGCGACGACCACGGTCGTGGCCGGCTCGAGCGGGTGGTCGTCCACCCAGACCCTGATGCTGATCGTGGGACTGCTCGTCCTCGCGGCCGTGTTCGTGCCCGCCCTCATGTGGCGCAACATGTCGTCGTCGCCCACCGACGAGGCTCCGTCGTGA